A genomic region of Zea mays cultivar B73 chromosome 6, Zm-B73-REFERENCE-NAM-5.0, whole genome shotgun sequence contains the following coding sequences:
- the LOC100381549 gene encoding Protein phosphatase 2C 50, whose protein sequence is MAAAMCVDDEAASAAAESAGVDKLDLGAAAGGKRSVYLMDCAPVWGCASTRGRSAEMEDACAAAPRFADVPVRLLASRRDLDGLGLDAGALRLPAHLFGVFDGHGGAEVANYCRERLQVLLRQELRLLGEDLGQISCDVDMKEHWDELFTGCFQRLDDEVSGQASRLVGAVQESRPVAAENVGSTAVVAVVCSSHVVVANCGDSRAVLCRGKEPVELSIDHKPDRKDERARIEALGGKVIQWNGYRVSGILAMSRSIGDRYLKPFVIPKPEVTVVPRAKDDDCLILASDGLWDVVSNEEACKAARRQIQLWHKNNGVTSSLCDEGDESNDPAAQAAADYLMRLALKKGTEDNITVIVVDLKPRKKAKSNS, encoded by the exons ATGGCGGCGGCGATGTGCGTGGATGACGAGGCCGCCTCCGCCGCCGCGGAAAGCGCGGGGGTCGACAAGCTGGATCTCGGCGCGGCCGCGGGCGGCAAGAGGAGCGTCTACCTCATGGACTGCGCGCCGGTCTGGGGCTGCGCGTCCACGCGCGGCCGCAGCGCCGAGATGGAGGACGCCTGCGCCGCGGCCCCGCGGTTCGCCGACGTGCCGGTGCGCCTCCTCGCCAGCCGCAGGGACCTCGACGGCCTGGGcctcgacgccggcgcgctccgcCTGCCGGCGCACCTGTTCGGCGTCTTCGACGGCCACGGCGGTGCCGAG GTGGCCAACTACTGCCGGGAGAGGCTCCAGGTACTCTTGAGGCAGGAGCTGAGGCTACTCGGCGAGGATTTGGGGCAGATTAGCTGCGACGTGGACATGAAGGAGCACTGGGACGAGCTGTTCACCGGATGCTTCCAGAGGCTGGATGACGAGGTGTCAGGGCAGGCGAGCAGGCTCGTCGGTGCCGTCCAGGAGTCACGGCCGGTGGCCGCCGAGAACGTGGGCTCCACTGCGGTTGTCGCCGTCGTGTGCTCATCCCATGTGGTGGTCGCCAACTGCGGGGATTCGCGTGCCGTTCTCTGCCGTGGGAAGGAGCCAGTAGAGCTGTCGATTGATCACAAG CCTGACAGGAAGGATGAGCGCGCGAGGATTGAGGCCCTGGGAGGCAAGGTCATCCAATGGAACGGCTATAGGGTCTCCGGTATACTTGCTATGTCAAGATCGATTG GGGACCGATATTTGAAACCATTCGTCATTCCAAAACCAGAAGTCACCGTTGTTCCTAGGGCGAAAGATGACGACTGCCTCATTCTTGCAAGTGATGGGCTGTGGGATGTAGTGTCGAATGAAGAGGCATGCAAAGCTGCGCGTCGGCAGATCCAGCTGTGGCACAAGAACAACGGTGTCACATCATCATTGTGTGACGAGGGTGATGAATCCAATGATCCTGCTGCACAAGCTGCTGCTGATTATCTTATGAGGCTCGCACTGAAGAAGGGTACCGAGGACAATATCACTGTCATTGTGGTTGACTTGAAACCTCGAAAGAAGGCCAAGAGCAACTCATAA